DNA from Agarilytica rhodophyticola:
AAAAATAGGGAGAGACTTCGGCAAAATCTTAATAATCGCCTTGCAGGCGGCGGCTGAAAGGCTATGTGCAGGGAATAGTTTTAGTGCATCTGCTCCCGACTCAATTGCTAAAATAGCTTCCGATGGCGTCATACATCCAGGAATAGAAAGTAGTTGCTGTTGCTTTGTTAACCGTATCACTTCGGCGTTGGTATTAGGCGATATTGCAAACTGCGCACCTACGTCCGTAATTTGTTTCACTTGTTGTGTATTGAGCACGGTGCCAGCACCTATTGCAGCACTGTTACTAAAGTTTTGTGCAAGCGCATCTATCGCTGCCAACGCATCTTCTGTACTTAAAGGTACTTCTAGGGTTGTAAAGCCCTGTTCAATTAGACACGCGCCCACATCCACCGCTCGATGCCTTTCAAGTCCTCGTAAAATTGCGATTAGTGGGAACGTTTGCAGGGCAGAAATAGAATTAGCTTGCATTGGAATAACCGAAACTTTTCAGTGGATTGATAGCCGATACTCCGGCGACAAAAGCTTCTTCGCTGGTAATATTCTGTGCGCTAATGCCATAGTGCTCAAAAGCGCATAAATAATTTACAGCCAAGCTTTTGTTACACACTAAAATCAAATGAGAAAAATTGTCAAATATTTTAAGAGCTGCCTTAATTTCACTGCCAATAATTACACCAGAAACGTATGAGGAAACAGATTTATATTGGTTGCTCCCTACCAGCGAATTTGCCCTAGCAGAGAACAAGTGGTGTAAAAATCCTCCTTGCTTATCTACGGTTGATATCCCTTCAAGAAATGAATGTTGATCAAACTCGCTGTGATTAATAATATTGCTGATCGAGCTTTTTTCACAGGCTATTTGATAAAGCTCGCCACTCATAAACGATGTCAAATCAATAATACGATTTGCGCTTGTATTAACCCACTTGCAGTGAGTTCCAGGTAAACACACGAGTCCACCACTTTTATTGATGAGGCTCAGTGCACCAAAAATTTGTACCTCTTCGCCTCGCATAACATCGTGTATACCTGAAGGACTTTTTCCCGATACGCCTGGGATAATTTTAATTGTAGTATTAAAGGGGGTTTCAACATCAACCGCTTGATGAACTAGGTCATCAATAGTCAAGGGGCAGGGTATATAGTGGGTGTTGATCCAGCCCAAATTACCGCCCACCGAACCAGACATTAAAACAATTAAATCAGGATATTCTGACAGCCATGGTTGGCAGTGTTTATAGAATATATCTCGCGGTGTTTGTTGCGAATGTAAGACGCCTTCGTAAGTTTCTATACTTTCAAGAACGCGATAATTTTCATCCAGCAAAAATGCACGGAACTTACTGGAGCCCCAATCAATCGCTAGTACTCGTTTAGGTATGATCAAACGCGTCCACCATCAACAATTAAAGACTGTCCTGTCATCATTGATGACGCGTCAGAGGCTAGAAATAGTGCTGCGTGGGCGATATCTGTTTCCGTAATTAATGTCTTAAGGCTCTGGCTACGAAGGCATTCTTTTATCGCTTCAGGCGTTGCCCAGTCTCTTTTCTGTTTGTCTGTCATGACCCAACCTGGAATTAATGCGTTGACTCGAATATTGTGCCTACCAATTTCGCGGGCTAAAGCTTTGGTAAGGCCGATAATGCCCGCTTTGGCAGCGACATAGGAAGGGTAATCAGGTAGACCGAGAAGGGCGGAATTTGAGCCCAGGTTAATGATGCTACCTTTCTTCTTCTTTTTCATTCCTGATAATACCGCCTGCGCGCTAAAAAAGTGTGGCCTTAAATTGGTATTTAATGAATTATCCCAATCATCGACGCTGTAATTTTCTATGCTATGGCGTTTATCATCAGCGGCATTGTTAATAAGTACGTCAACGTCACCCAAAGTATCTTCTACTTCTCTAATGGCCTTTTTGAGCGCTGATATATCCCGGATGTCACACTGAATAAAGAGCGGCTCTTGCTGCGGGTTTATTTCTTCAATCTGAACACAATGCTCTTTTTGTATTGAAACAAAGGCAACTTTCGCACCTTGAGATGCAAAAGCCCTGACCAGAGCTGCACCAATGCCTGAGCCACCACCAGTAATAAAAACTACTGTATTTTTAAGATCCGTATATTGAGAGATCATATTTATAAAGCGGCCTTCGATTATTCAGATTTTATGATGCATAATAAGCCCCAGTTGAATAGGTGTCTATTTAGAGTTTAGACATTAGCATAAGACACTTTCTATTCGGCCAACCTGGTGTGTCATTCATCACAAAGCGAAAGATGAAAATTAAGATATTACTTTGATATAAGCAAAACCTTAGATAGATTGTCAACTTTTAATCTTATCTGACTGGATTCTTTGTATTAATCTGAGGCTAACTCTGAAAATAACGCACTTAAGTTAAAAATGACGCACTCACTTTTGATAAGTATTGCATAGCGTGAACAACAATAAAGTTGAGCAAATTTTAGCTCTCTAATTCAGTTAAATACTTAAATGTACTAAGGTTTTGTCAATGTTTCTCACATGCTTATGAACGTGAGTTGAAGTCAGCTGTATCATGGTGTGCAAGCGATATTGCCTACCATTGCGAAGGTGCAAGATGTATAGTTAGTTGTATATCGTTGCATGACATAAATTGTATAAGTTTTATATTGAGCGTAGTTCTTTATGGCCGGAAACAATCGTAGTTTAACTCAAACCATTGTCGATGAGCTTGGACAGGCTGTTGTCTGTGGTACTTATTCTGATGCTAATCCTTTTCCTATTGAAGCAGAATTGTGTGAGCAATATGACGTAAGCCGAAGTATTTTGCGAGAGGCCGTTAAAATGCTGACATCAAAGGGCCTACTTAGGGCTAGGCCTAGACAGGGGACTTGGGTGCAACCTGAATCCAGCTGGAATTTGCTCGATCCCCAAGTATTAGGTTGGTTGCTCAATCGCAAATTCTCTATTGATTTGCTGATTGAGTTTACTGAAGTTCGTCGAGTGATGGAGCCTCAGGCAGCGGA
Protein-coding regions in this window:
- a CDS encoding SDR family NAD(P)-dependent oxidoreductase; the protein is MISQYTDLKNTVVFITGGGSGIGAALVRAFASQGAKVAFVSIQKEHCVQIEEINPQQEPLFIQCDIRDISALKKAIREVEDTLGDVDVLINNAADDKRHSIENYSVDDWDNSLNTNLRPHFFSAQAVLSGMKKKKKGSIINLGSNSALLGLPDYPSYVAAKAGIIGLTKALAREIGRHNIRVNALIPGWVMTDKQKRDWATPEAIKECLRSQSLKTLITETDIAHAALFLASDASSMMTGQSLIVDGGRV
- a CDS encoding 2-dehydro-3-deoxy-6-phosphogalactonate aldolase — encoded protein: MQANSISALQTFPLIAILRGLERHRAVDVGACLIEQGFTTLEVPLSTEDALAAIDALAQNFSNSAAIGAGTVLNTQQVKQITDVGAQFAISPNTNAEVIRLTKQQQLLSIPGCMTPSEAILAIESGADALKLFPAHSLSAAACKAIIKILPKSLPIFVVGGVANSGMADYLKAGACGFGIGASLFTPDMNLASIERQAKLIIDAFKSAEGSI
- a CDS encoding 2-dehydro-3-deoxygalactonokinase produces the protein MIIPKRVLAIDWGSSKFRAFLLDENYRVLESIETYEGVLHSQQTPRDIFYKHCQPWLSEYPDLIVLMSGSVGGNLGWINTHYIPCPLTIDDLVHQAVDVETPFNTTIKIIPGVSGKSPSGIHDVMRGEEVQIFGALSLINKSGGLVCLPGTHCKWVNTSANRIIDLTSFMSGELYQIACEKSSISNIINHSEFDQHSFLEGISTVDKQGGFLHHLFSARANSLVGSNQYKSVSSYVSGVIIGSEIKAALKIFDNFSHLILVCNKSLAVNYLCAFEHYGISAQNITSEEAFVAGVSAINPLKSFGYSNAS